In Trifolium pratense cultivar HEN17-A07 linkage group LG7, ARS_RC_1.1, whole genome shotgun sequence, a genomic segment contains:
- the LOC123895053 gene encoding GEM-like protein 2: MNSHREIPVSDGTITSKGLHNNSNNPYVHLSPANLSSAAANRPNPMDKVSGALNNCSRKVEEATRHAESMVDGIWNHVRMSSSPADAAMARLVQGTKVLTNGGSDKLFQQTFGIFPGEKLLKQYVCYISTTNSGPVIGTLYITTKRLAFCSDYPICHYPFSLQHQCLYYKVVVQLDQLWTVSPSTNRLNSKEKYIQILTVDGYEFLFMGFVSYDKALKSLNEVQHQYGNHSTGNINGRLL, from the exons ATGAACAGTCATAGAGAAATTCCAGTTTCTGATGGAACAATTACTAGTAAAGGCTTGCACAACAATAGCAACAATCCTTATGTTCATCTTTCACCTGCTAACCTTTCTTCTGCAGCTGCCAACC GTCCTAATCCAATGGATAAAGTAAGTGGTGCATTAAATAATTGTAGTAGGAAggttgaagaagcaactagaCATGCTGAGAGTATGGTTGATGGTATTTGGAATCATG TAAGAATGAGTTCTAGTCCAGCTGATGCTGCAATGGCTAGACTAGTTCAAGGAACAAAAGTGCTTACAAATGGAGGGTCTGATAAGCTATTTCAACAGACATTTGGGATTTTTCCAGGAGAGAAACTATTAAAGCAATATGTTTGTTACATATCAACAACAAACTCTGGACCTGTAATTGGAACACTTTATATAACAACTAAAAGGTTGGCATTTTGCAGTGATTATCCAATCTGTCATTATCCATTCTCACTGCAGCATCAATGCTTGTACTATAAG GTGGTAGTGCAGCTGGATCAGTTGTGGACAGTTAGTCCTTCAACAAATAGACTTAactcaaaagaaaaatacatcCAGATTCTCACAGTGGATGGTTATGAGTTCTTGTTTATGGGATTTGTGTCATATGACAAGGCTCTTAAATCTCTGAATGAGGTTCAACACCAATATGGCAACCATTCCACTGGAAACATTAATGGTCGCCTGTTGTGA
- the LOC123895052 gene encoding uroporphyrinogen decarboxylase 1, chloroplastic, whose amino-acid sequence METIPTSINSGLGWKSSSFFQQSNFFNLLSQPYKPKPSLTKFSLNCSATSDPLLVKAARGDLVSRPPAWMMRQAGRYMAAYQKLAQKHPSFRERSETTDLIVEISLQPWKAFRPDGVIIFSDILTPLPAFGINFDIEDVKGPVIQSPIRSEDGLKVLHPIDLDKLRFVGESLKILRQEVARDAAVLGFVGAPWTLATYIVEGGTTRTYTNIKSMCHTAPHILKTLLSHLTKAIADYIVFQVESGAHCIQIFDSWGGQLPPDMWERWSKPYIKEIVNLVKKKCPETPLVLYINGNGGLLERMVDTGVDVIGLDWTVDMADGRRRLGSGIGVQGNVDPAYLFSPLNALTEEIQRVVRCAGPRRHILNLGHGVLVGTPEEAVAHFFEVARSLKFDTLTQNNTANVA is encoded by the exons ATGGAAACCATTCCTACTTCCATCAACAG TGGTTTGGGTTGGAAATCATCTTCTTTCTTTCAACAATCCAATTTCTTCAACCTACTTTCTCAACCTTACAAACCAAAACCCTCTCTCACCAAGTTTTCTCTCAATTGCTCTGCCACCTCTG atCCTCTCTTGGTTAAAGCTGCCAGGGGAGATCTTGTTAGTCGCCCTCCAGCATGGATGATGCGTCAGGCAGGAAGGTACATGGCTGCTTACCAAAAGTTAGCTCAGAAACATCCATCCTTCCGAGAGAGGTCAGAGACGACTGATCTCATTGTAGAAATTTCTTTGCAGCCTTGGAAAGCTTTTAGGCCCGATGGAGTAATTATTTTCTCTGACATCCTTACACCTCTACCTGCATTTGGGATCAACTTTGACATAGAAGATGTAAAGGGACCTGTAATACAGTCACCTATCCGCTCCGAGGATGGATTAAAGGTTTTGCACCCAATTGACTTAGATAAACTTAGATTTGTAGGAGAATCACTTAAGATCCTGCGGCAAGAG GTTGCTCGTGATGCTGCTGTTTTAGGTTTTGTGGGGGCACCATGGACATTGGCAACATATATAGTAGAAGGAGGTACAACACGCACATATACAAACATTAAGAGCATGTGTCATACAGCACCACACATACTGAAGACTCTACTTTCTCATTTGACAAAGGCGATAGCAGATTACATCGTTTTCCAAGTGGAATCTGGGGCTCATTGTATACAAATATTTGATTCGTGGGGTGGACAACTACCGCCTGATATGTGGGAACGCTGGTCAAAGCCTTATATCAAAGAG ATTGTAAATTTGGTCAAGAAAAAGTGTCCAGAGACACCACTTGTTCTATATATAAATGGAAATGGTGGCCTTCTCGAACGTATGGTAGATACTGGAGTTGATGTTATTGGATTAGACTGGACAGTGGATATGGCTGATGGAAGACGAAGATTGGGTAGCGGGATAGGTGTTCAAGGAAATGTGGATCCTGCTTACTTATTCTCTCCTCTTAATGCTTTGACAGAAGAAATTCAGAG GGTTGTGAGGTGTGCGGGACCTAGACGACACATCCTTAATCTTGGGCATGGTGTTCTTGTTGGCACACCTGAAGAAGCTGTTGCACATTTCTTTGAAGTAGCTAGGAGCTTGAAGTTTGACACTCTCACTCAAAACAACACTGCAAATGTAGCTTAA